One window from the genome of Elaeis guineensis isolate ETL-2024a chromosome 5, EG11, whole genome shotgun sequence encodes:
- the LOC105045986 gene encoding uncharacterized protein isoform X1, translated as MASLHLSSNGRLRASPISAWKPSPVHMSSRVLHAMPLRSRFPRIYAFSSNDIKVGSNIEVDGAPWRVLEFLHVKPGKGAAFVRTKVRNYITGNTVEKTFRAGSTIQEANVVKEAKQFTYKDGTQFVFMDLVTFEECRLSEKEVGDKKKWLKEGMDCNLLFWNGRVIDFELPITVKLTVVEVDPGVRGDTAQGGSKPAKLDTGAVVNVPLFVSAGEEILVDTRTGQYMSRA; from the exons ATGGCTTCCCTCCACCTCTCTTCCAACGGTCGCCTCCGCGCCTCCCCAATCTCTGCTTGGAAGCCATCGCCTGTGCACATGAGTTCTCGGGTTCTTCACGCAATGCCCCTGCGCTCCAGATTCCCCA GGATCTATGCTTTCTCCAGCAATGACATCAAGGTGGGTTCGAATATCGAGGTGGATGGCGCTCCCTGGAGAGTTCTTG AGTTTCTCCATGTCAAGCCTGGAAAGGGTGCCGCATTTGTGAGGACAAAAGTGCGCAATTATATAACAGGCAATACAGTTGAGAAAACCTTTCGAGCTGGCAGTACG ATACAAGAAGCAAATGTAGTAAAGGAAGCCAAACAATTCACATACAAGGATGGGACCCAGTTCGTGTTCATGGACCTG GTGACTTTTGAAGAATGTCGTTTAagtgagaaggaagtcggtgacaAAAAGAAATGGTTGAAAGAAGGCATGGATTGTAATTTGCTCTTCTGGAATGGCCGG GTTATTGATTTCGAGCTTCCCATCACAGTTAAGCTAACTGTTGTGGAGGTGGATCCTGGTGTGAGAGGTGACACTGCACAAG GGGGGTCAAAGCCAGCAAAACTTGACACAGGTGCTGTTGTGAATGTACCATTGTTTGTGAGTGCTGGTGAAGAGATACTAGTGGACACTAGAACTGGCCAATATATGAGCCGGGCATAG
- the LOC105045986 gene encoding uncharacterized protein isoform X2, translating to MASLHLSSNGRLRASPISAWKPSPVHMSSRVLHAMPLRSRFPRIYAFSSNDIKVGSNIEVDGAPWRVLEFLHVKPGKGAAFVRTKVRNYITGNTIQEANVVKEAKQFTYKDGTQFVFMDLVTFEECRLSEKEVGDKKKWLKEGMDCNLLFWNGRVIDFELPITVKLTVVEVDPGVRGDTAQGGSKPAKLDTGAVVNVPLFVSAGEEILVDTRTGQYMSRA from the exons ATGGCTTCCCTCCACCTCTCTTCCAACGGTCGCCTCCGCGCCTCCCCAATCTCTGCTTGGAAGCCATCGCCTGTGCACATGAGTTCTCGGGTTCTTCACGCAATGCCCCTGCGCTCCAGATTCCCCA GGATCTATGCTTTCTCCAGCAATGACATCAAGGTGGGTTCGAATATCGAGGTGGATGGCGCTCCCTGGAGAGTTCTTG AGTTTCTCCATGTCAAGCCTGGAAAGGGTGCCGCATTTGTGAGGACAAAAGTGCGCAATTATATAACAGGCAATACA ATACAAGAAGCAAATGTAGTAAAGGAAGCCAAACAATTCACATACAAGGATGGGACCCAGTTCGTGTTCATGGACCTG GTGACTTTTGAAGAATGTCGTTTAagtgagaaggaagtcggtgacaAAAAGAAATGGTTGAAAGAAGGCATGGATTGTAATTTGCTCTTCTGGAATGGCCGG GTTATTGATTTCGAGCTTCCCATCACAGTTAAGCTAACTGTTGTGGAGGTGGATCCTGGTGTGAGAGGTGACACTGCACAAG GGGGGTCAAAGCCAGCAAAACTTGACACAGGTGCTGTTGTGAATGTACCATTGTTTGTGAGTGCTGGTGAAGAGATACTAGTGGACACTAGAACTGGCCAATATATGAGCCGGGCATAG